Sequence from the Hamadaea flava genome:
GTGCGGTCGAACGCCACTACCGGCTACGCCGAGAGCGGGCCGGCATCGACCCGGCCGAGGCGAGCACGTTCACCTCTGACGACCACCGGCGCTGCTTCGCGGCCGCCGTCGCCGCCCTCGTCGCCGAGTTCAACGCCTACCTCGACCGGCCGAAGACCGATCCGGCCGCCGACCCAGTCGGGTACCAGCAGCACGCCATCTGGCTGGACGAGAAGGAACTGCACGCGATGATCCGGGAGCTGCGCGCAGCCATCGTGCCTCGCCTGGGCAACAAGCCCGCCGCAGGCCGGACGCGTTACCTGCTCAGTCCCATCCTCTTCCCCAGCGAGGAATCCCCGCCGTCCTGACCGCAGCGGGGTTCGCCGAACGAAGGGTTTGCCGAACGAAGCCGATGCCTGGCGCGGGATGGCGCACCGCTGGACTGAACCGGCCCTGGTCGCCGTCCAGCGGGAAGCCTGTTCCCCCCGCTGGACGGCGATGCGGCCCAGTAGATGACTCGGCTCAGTACACGTATGTCGGCCGGTTCGACAGATACAGCCGGTACCACGGGTCGTACGGGTAGTCCGTCGACGGATAGGTCGGGATCGGCAGGCCCGTGCTGTCTTCCGCGAACCGCGCCACCCGGACCAATCGCTCGTTCTTGACGTCGTTCATCCAGGTCGTCTGCGGCACTCCCCGGTTGGCCGTGATCGCGGCGAACGGCGCGTTCCACAGCAGCGTCAGGTAGGTCTCGCGGTCCTTCTGATCGTCGTAGCCGACCTCGGTCCCCATGATCTGCGGATAGATGATGCGATGCCACGAATCGCTGGTGATCGGGTTCATGGAGTACTGCAGGACGCCCGCCATCCCGTCGGGGAAGTAGCCGGATTCGACCGTGATGACCTGGCCTTGGCGGTTCTCGGCCTGATCGTTACGATGCCGGGGCCAGCTCGTCGTCTGCGACCCACCCCACAAAATCTTTCCGAGGCTGACCTGCGCAACGCGCTCGATGCGAGTGTTCGGGTCGGACGGATCCTGATGGATCTCGCTGAGGATCCGGGCTCCGGTCCACTTCAGCGACGGGTGGCTCCCCTTCATGAGCGAGGTGCTCGGAACCTGCCAGGTGAGCTGGCCACCGGGCTCCACGTGGCCCAGTCGGTACCAGAGCGCGGCCGCGCTCGGCGATTGGTGGACCTCGACGAGGATGCCGGAGTCGGTCAGCGCCACGACCGGGTTGCTGCCGGTGTCGTAGCGGCCGTGGGTCAGCCAGGTGACGGTCCAGTCGCTTTGGACCTGCCCGGTCCAGTACCAGAGCGTGCCGTGCCCCGAGTCGTGGACCTCTACGACCTGGCCGCTGTCATTGATCGCCACGGCGGGATTCACCCCACGGTCCCGCAGGTACGCCAGCCGCGATTCCACCTGGCCGGAGAGCACGGGGATGATTTTGCCGCGGTAGTCGTAGACCCGGCGGTCGATCCCCGGTAGTGCGAGCCGGCTGCGGCCGAAGACCGAAATGAGGTTGTTGACGAGGACGGCGCTGCTGCCCTGCTCGTTGTTCAGATTGCTGTGGGTCGCGAGCACCAGCGTGATCGGCGCGGCGGTCCGGTTCTGGTCCGACCACTGCTTCACGACGAGCAGCCAATCGGTCAGCTGATTGGTCCGCGGGTTGCCGCCGCCGTGGTACACCTTGTCGCCCGGGGACTCGTCACCCACCTCGAACCGGCCGTGGGCCAGATGGACGTCGAACTCGAGCTGGCGGACGTGGGCGTTCAGCTGTGACCGCAGGTCGCCGCGATCGCCGCCGATGTCGCCGGAGAAGCTGTCGTGAGTGGAGGCGAAGACGGCTTCGCCGAACCTCGGATCGCTGCTCTGGGGCGCCCCCGCTGTCGGTGCCGCCGTGCCCGGCGCCGCCAGAGCGGAGCAGGCGGTCGCCGCGATGAGCGCCGTGACGAGCAGTCGCATGGGTTTGTGCAACAAGACCTCCTTGGTCGTCGACAGAAGGCGACTGCGGGGGTTGCCGCCAAAATGTGACAATATCGCATAAATCACTTACTTCTGGCTATTGCGCAACGTGGCACCCCTGTGCCCACCGGGCTTCCCGATCCCGGCGCGGCTGACGATCCCTCAGCTCACTGCTTACGGGACATCGGGCCACCGTCTCCGGCAATGTCGTCGTGCGGTCCGGCCGAAAGCGCGTACAGCCAGGGACAACCGGAATTCCACATCGGCACCGGCGGGGACGGCCAGAACCTCGGCCTGGTCGACCACGTGACCGCCAGTAACAACAACTCCGGCGGCTTCACCGCCGCGCTGTCCGGCAACAGCTGGCAAGGCGGCGGCACTCCCGGGGCACCATTCGGCGGTACGCCCAGCGCAGTGCCCGGCGTGCTGCAGGCGGAGAACTACACCACGGGTGGGCAAGGCGTCGCCTACAGCGTGAACTCGACGAACGGGACTGGCAACGCCTGCCGCGCCGACGGCGTGGATCTGGAAGCCACCTCCGACAGCAGCGGCTACAGCCTGGGCTGGACGTCGGCCGGTCAGTGGTTCCACTACACCGTCAACGTCGCCACCGCCGGGGCGTACACGCTGAACTTGAGAGTCGCGGCACCCAATGCCGTGACCGGCGCCCTCCACCTGGCCAACGCCTCCGGCGTGAAGCTGACCGGGGCCGTGAGTCTGCCCGCGAGCGGGGGTTGGCAGACCTGGACCACCGCGTCGGCGCGAGTGACCCTGCCGGCCGGAACCCAGACGCTGACCCTCTACCAGGACGCGGGCGGCTGGACTCTCAACAGCCTGCAGTTCACCTCGGGCAGCAGCACGAACCTGGCAGCCGGCAGACCGACCAGCGAATCCGCCCACAACGACGGGTACGCCTCCGGCAACGTCACCGACGGCAACCAGGCCAGCTATTGGGAAGGCCCGAACAACGCCTTCCCGCAATGGGTGCAGGTCGACCTCGGATCCGCCCACGCCGCGAGCCGAGTCGTGCTGCAACTGCCCGCGTCCTGGGGCGCCCGGGAGCGATGGCCCGCCGACACACAACCGCCGGGCCTGACGCGCCCACGCGGCCGACTGGTTTCCGGTCGCCTGGCAGGATGGCACGAGATTCGTACCGGCCGGGGAGATGAGGCGTACACGATGTCGGACCCGCAGGTTGGGGACGTCGGGACCGGCGACGGCTCCGCGCCGACGAGCCAACGCCCTTCCCCGCCCAGCGACCTGCGCGGTTGCCTCGGCATCGTCGGCATGATCGTGTCCATCATCGTTGTGCCGGCCTTCGTCCAGCCGCTGCTCGGCGGGCTGCTCTACCGCGGCCTGGGCCTGGGCGAAACACCTGACTGGTACGACCTCGCACCGCAGTACTGGCTGTTCGTCGCGCTCGGGGCGTTGCCGGGGCTCGTGGGCGTCGTCGTTGCTCTGCTCTCCGCGCAGCCCACCAACCCCCGAGCCGTGTCCAGGGTCTCCGCGTTCGGCATGGTCGGCGTCGGGTGGACACTCCTCTGGGTGGTGGCCATGTTCGGCGGCCGGGTCACCGACGTGACCGCCAGTAAGGTGTCGCACGCTTTCGACGTCAGCCTGACCGGCGCAGAGTTCCTCCGCGACACGACCAAGGCTGCCGCGGCCGCTCTGCCGCTCCTCATCGTCGGACTCGTCCTGTCGGTGCTGCTGACGGCCCGACAGGTACGCCTGCCCTGGCGTGCCGCCGCGGCGGGCGTCATCACCGTCGCCGCTGCCGTCGCGGTCGTCCTAGTCGGCCGGAACGTCGGCGGGGCCTACCTATAGGGAAGCCTTGCTGAGGTAGGCCCGTACTCGCCCTGCGGCACCCGGCAAGGCAACGAGGATCTCAAGCGACGTCTCCAGAAATGGCCTGCGCCGACCGACCTTGCTAGCTGAACCGCTGCTCGTCAAGGCGTGGTCGGGCAAGCGGTTCCCCGGTCGAAGGTGTACTGGGCTTCGATGGTGAACGTGCCGGCGGTGGGCGTCGACAGTTCGGTCCACCTTCCGTGCTGGGTGAGGCAGGCGTGCGGGGCCTGGTCGTCGACGACGCCGCGGATGGCGAGCCACGGTGACCAGGCGATGCGTATGAGCACCGTACCGGGGCGGGGCACGTCGAGGGTGATCGCCGCAGGTCCGCCGGATGTGACCGTGGCCGGTGGCGTGGCCAGGGGTTCGACGCCGTCGACCCGGTACACCCGCCAGTCTGCGTCCGACCACACCAGGCTCAGCCACGGGTGCCCGGAGGTGATGATCTTCGCTTCGGCGATGCCTGCGTCGTCGGGCTCGTCGGCCGACAGGACGACGTATCCGACGCTCCATTCACGCAGCCAAGCCCGGTAGTCCGCGGCCGTCAGCTGGTCCTGGTAGAACAGCGGGTTGCGGGCCACATCCGCCTGCCGGTTCCAGCCGCGGGCCAGGTTGACGTAGGGCGCGAGCCCGGCTGCCTCCCAGTGCGAGCGCAGCGGCACCACCTCGACCCGGAATTGTTGGGCGGCCAGCCGCCGCAGTTCGTCGATCAGCGGCCGGGAGTCGGCCACGCCGGCAGTCACCGGCGCGGTGGTGACGATGTTCACGACCGGATGCGCGACGGTCCAGATGGCCATCGCCGCCACGGCCGCATAGCTCGCCCGCCGGGGCCAGCCGCTGCGTTTGCGGGCAGCCTCGGCGCACATCAGGACGGCCGCACCGGCCAGCATCACCAGGCGCTCGACGTTGCTGCCGATCGGGGTCGGCACCGCCCAGCACAAGGCGACGCCGGCCGCGTAGACCCAGGCTCCGGCCCGTACGGTCGACCAGTCCCGCGGGACCAGCACCGCGACCGCGACGGCCGCGGCGAGCGTGGCCAGCGCCGAATACAGATGAAAAGGCTGCACGCCGGAGAACGGGAACAGCAGGGCGGTCGTCCCGATCACCACCGGCGGGCCTACCGCCATCAGGTAGGCCGGCCGACGCCGGCCGGTCAGGAACAGCGCCGCCGCGAACACCTCGATGAACAGTCCGGCAACCGGGCTGCACAAACTGGCCACGGCGCCCAGCACCGCGGCGAGCACCGGACGTGGCCGGCGATCCAGCAGGACGACCACTGCGAGCAGGGCGACAGCCAAGCCGAGCAGATAGGTGACTCGCCCGGCGGCGAGGTTGAGCCAGATGGCGAAGGACAGCCAAAGGATCGACGGCAGTGGCCGGTGCACGCCCGACCGGGAGAGCAGCCGGGCGGCCAGGGCGGTGCTCGCGACGGCGGCGACGACGCCAGTGGTGCGTACCCCGATCAGGACCATCAGGTACGGCGATATCACGCTGTATGACGCCGGGTGTATCCCCCCGTACCAGGACAGGTTGTACGCCGAACCGGGGTGATCGCGGACGAAGGCCGTCCAGGCGTACTGCGCCGCGAGGTCTCCTGCGTCGCGGGCCATCCACAGCGCCCAAACCAGGCTCAGCACACCGGACAGCAGGGTCGCTGCGACGACCGGCCGGGCCCACCATCGGCTCCAGCCGGGGATGGGGCCGATCGCCATGCTGCCTGGAACCACCATGCGCGTGTGGTGATCCTTTCCTACGGGCCGGCCGCGGGGATGCGGTGCGACGTTGCGTACGGCGGCCGCGGGCTCGCAGCACGGGAGCTCACGGTACGCGAGCAGGTATCTGTCGTCGGCGGCCAGGTCCGTGTCGGGGCGGCGAAGTCGCACGGCCGTCGGTGCGGTTGCACGACATCCACCGCGGCTCGGCCAGTACCGCCGCAGCGGCCGGGCTTGCGTTGAAACAGCCTCGCACGAGCCTTCTCTAGCCGGTGCCGCGGACCGGCGGCGTCGCGCGGTCGCGTACAAGTCTGGCGATGCCGGCGAAGGCTCGATAGCTAGGTTGAGGGAATGGGATGGCACCTGAGCGAGCTCATCGCGAAGCACGGCGTACCGGGCGCACAGATCGCCGTGCTGGCCGACGGGGAGATCCGCGAGGAGACCGCAGGCGTGCTGAGCCTGCACACCCGAGTGGAAGCCACGACCGATTCGGTGTTCAAGATCGGCTCAATCACCAAGGTCTGGACAGCCACGCTGGTCCAGCAGCTGGTGAATGACCGCGTGCTGGACCTCGACCGTCCCGTTCGCGACTACCTGCCCGGCTTTCGGCTGAGCGACCCGGCGGCCACCGAGATTCTGACTGCCCGCCATCTGCTCACCCACACCGGCGGCATAGACGGCAACCACTTCATCGACACCGGTCGCAACGACGACGCGATCGAGAAGTTCGTCGCCACGCTCGCCGACGCGGACCACCCGCTTCTGCCTGGCACCCTTTTCTCCTACTCCAACAGCGGGTATGTGGTGCTCGGCCGGCTCGTGGAGGTGCTCCGGGGCAGACCCTTCCACGACGTGCTCCGCGAGCACCTCGCTACCCCCTTGGGCTTGACGACCGTCGCCACCACGACGTACGAGGCGATCCTGCATCGCGCCGCGATCGGGCACGTCGCGACCGACGGGGAGCTGGCGCCCACGAAGAGCTGGGCGGTCCGCTATTTCTCCACGCCGAGCGGCTCTCATCTCGCAATGAGCGCTCGCGATCTGCTGAAGTTCGTCCACCTGCACCTCACCGACCCGGCGCTCGCGGCGCTGCGGGAACCCCAGCTCGAGTCCGTCCCGGACTTCGGCGGCGGCGTCGTAGGCTGGGGGCTCGGCTGGATGCTCTACCAGGACGGCGTCGTCGGTCACACCGGCGTTTCCAAGGGGCAGACGGCATTCCTGCGCGTCGTGCCCTCGGCCGGCGTGGCCGTAGCTGTGCTGACCAACAGTTCGGGTGCGGCGCCGATGGCCTACGAGATTCTCACCGCCGTCCTGGCAGATCTCACCGACGCGGTGACTACTCCGCTGCCAGTGCCGCCTGCGGAGTCGATCCCCGTCGACGTGGGGCGCATGTGCGGCACCTACCGCAGCACCTTGTACGATCGCACGCTCATCGTCGAGGGCGACCGCGCGTTCCTCATTCGCCGTCCCCGCAGCGAACTCGCGAAGTCCTTCCTCGGCAAGTCTGAGGAACGCGTCGAGGTAGTCCGCCTCAACGACAACGCGATCATCACCGCCACGCCGGGGCTCGACGGCCATCAAGTGCTGTCCCTTGTCGGCACCGACGAGGACGGTCGTGCTCGATTCCTTCACGACGGCGCCGCCGCCTACCGGGTTTCCTGACTGTCCCCAGGGACGATCCCGACCTCGGCGCGGCCCGCCGCTAGGTGTTGGCGGCCTCCCGGACGCGCACTGCAATGCCGTCGAGCATGCAGTCCAGGCCCAGCTCGAACTGCCATTCCCAGTCGTCCTTGCGCCGCCCTTCGCTGACGAAGCGCTGGAAGGCCGGGTAAGCGGCCGAGCGGCTACCGGTGGCGACGCTGCCCGGTCGTGCGATGTCGTGACTGATCCTCACTGTCTGACCACAAGGTCAGCGATGTCTGGGTCGCCGGTCAGTCGATGCCTTCGATGATGCGGAAGTCGCGCTCGACGCCGTCGGGGAAGGCCACGAGCGCCTTCTGGTACGCCTCGCTCTCGTATGCCGCGACCGCCTCTGCAAAGCTGTCGAACTCGATCAGAACCACGCGTTGCGTGATTCCGGCCTCGTGCGCGACGACTCGACCGCCACGGGACAGGGTGCGCCCGCCCCCAGCCCGGACAGCCGGACCGGCCAGCTTGTTGTAGGCGGTCAACCTCTCAGGGTCTGATATTGCGGGGTAGACACTGACCCAGTAGCCCTTAGCCACGGAAACCTCCTGTGTTCGGCCGGACCGGTCCGACTTCGAATTGGCACTCGGATCGACCGATCCCGGCGACGGGTACTACGGTCAGTCGAATCGCCATATGCGCAGGTTAGGGCTTGATGTGCGGTCGAGGGAAAGACCGGTACGGGATAGACTCAGAACGGATCGTTATCAATCGGCAGGGGGGCACGTGGCGCCGGACACGGTGAGCCTGCGGTACTTCCTGGTGCTCGCGCAGGAGTTGAACTTCACCCGCGCGGCCGCACGGATCGGTATCGCACAGCCCGCACTCAGCGCCCGGATGCGCCGATTGGAGGCGGAACTCGGTACGGCCCTGCTGGTCCGCAACACACGTAGCGTCGTATTGACCACGGCCGGTGCGGCTTTGGCGGAGTCCGCGCCGCCCGCGCTGGCGGCGCTGGACCGGGCATGGGGCACCGCCCGGAGCGCGGCGGCCGGTGAACTGGGCGCGCTGCGCATCGGATACAGCCTCAGCGCCGGGGCCGAGACCGCACCGGCCTTAGTGGACAGACTGATTCGCGGCAACAGCGGACTCGAGGTCAGCGCGGTCCCGATGGCGACACCGGAGATCTCCCCCGCAGTCGCCGACGGCCGCATCGATGCCGGGATCACCCGCGGTGAACAATCGGGCCGTGGCGTGCGCCGGTTCCTGCTGCGGCGTGCGCGCATCGGAGTCCAGTTGGCGCAGCACCATCCGCTGGCCGAACACCCGGAGATCGAGATCGCCGACGCAGCCGCGTATCCGCTGCGGCTCCCGGACCGTGCGGCCAACCCTGTGATCCACGATCAGCTGTCCGCACTGTTCCGAGACACCCGGCCACATCCCCGATTCCACACGCCCGCAGTCTCTTTCGACATGTCCCAGCGCGACCTACGCGACGGGGTCACCCTCGCCCCGGCCGGAGAAGCCGCGGCCACGGCACAACCGGCCGGTCTCACCTGGCGACCGCTGCGGGGCGCGCCCACCCTGGCGTTCCACCTGGTCCTCCCACGCGAACAGTCGCCGCTACACCGCCGCATCCGTGCCGTCGCCAAAGCCCTGGCGCACGAGCTGCACTGGCTGCCGGACTGACCCAGAGGTCAAGCGAGACTGATGCCGCAACAGGCGCGAGGGGAGAATGCAAAGGCAGCCCTCACCAGGTGGTGAGTGCCGCTCATGGGGTAACGTGCCCATCCCTCTGCGCAGAGTGGGTCAAGCTCGGGCCAACGTCTTTCGTCATCGCCTGACGAGACGATGTCTGAGTCGTCCAGCGGGACGGCGCGCCACGGCCGACGCGGTCGACGGGCGCGTCAGCCATCAGCCGTCGGCAGGATCTACTCAGCGTCCGCGTCGATATCCCACGAAACCTGCAATGCGCTCATTACGTCAGCCGCTAACTGACGAACCTGTGCCCACTCCGGAAGCTGAAGTCCTGCCTCCGACAAGAAGTTGGGCCGCGTACGATCGTATTCATCGACCTTGGCTATTACGGACCGCAACAGCTCCAGGTCAGCTGTCGGCAGGTCGTCATTTGCCACATGGGCCGTGGCGACGTTGACCATGTCGTCGAGCTGAAGCGCGATCTCATCAACGCCGACGCCGAGGTCCCGCACCTCCCTTAGTTGTCGCTCGGCAGGATAAGCAGCGAGCTGTAAACACTCCAGGACCCACGTCTGGAATGGCGTAGGCGAACTATCTTTCATCGAAGGATTCCTCTGATGTTGCCCTCATGACGGCACCAGCCCTCGCTCCCCCGCAGCTGGTACACAGCTGCACCCAAACAGTGTTACCAGCAGCGCACCACAGAGCTGTGAACGGTATCGCCTTTGCGTGATGCCGAGAACACACCCTGTCCAACCGAAACGCTGCCTGGTGGGGTGGCAGGATCGGGGGCATGGTCACCCGCCGCGTCCTCAACCGGGCTTTGCTCTCCCGCCAGCTTCTGCTGGATCGATCGGCGACGGACCCTCTCACAGCGATCGGGAGGGTCGCCGGGCTTCAGGCACAGTCGCCGAACCCGCCCTACTTTGGACTGTGGTCGCGTCTGGACCAGTTCGCGCTCGCGGACCTCACCGAGCTGATCGAGACTCGGCAGGTCGTCCGCGTGGCTCTCATGCACGGTACCGCGCAGCTCGTGGCCGCCCGCGACGCACCGGGCCTGCGCCACGTCGTCCAGCCCGCCCTCCACGACGCACTGCTGGCAACGCACGGCGAGCGGCTACGTGGGGCGCCCTTGACCGAGGTTGCCCGGGTGACCCGGGAGCTAGTCGAGGACATCCCTCGAACAATCGCCGACCTGGGCGCCGAGCTGGCCGCCCGCTGGCCAGACGTCCCCGTGACATCGCTAACCGCTGCCGCCCGCACCGAGGTGGCGCTGGTCCCAGTGCCGCCAGGCGGCACCTGGGGCGCCGTAGGCCAGCCCGCCTGGACCACGCTGTCCGCGTGGCTCAACCACCCGCATCCCCCGACGTCCACCGTGGCCGACCTCGTCGAGTGGTACCTGTCGGCCTACGGCCCGGCGACCCTCGACGACATACGGGCATGGTCAGGCCTGCTGGGCCTGAGTGAGATCGTTGAGGACGTCAACCTGCGTCTGGTACGCCTGCGGGGCGAGGATGGCGCGGAGCTCTTCGACATCCCCGACGCGAGGCTGCCCGACGAGGATGAACCCGCGCCCGCCCGATACCTGGCCGAGTTCGACAATGCGCTCCAGGCCCACGACGACCGGGCACGCATAATGTATGACGACGACCGGAAGGCCATTTTCGCCACCCCGGGCGTCGTCCCGGGCGTCGTGCTGGTCGACGGTTTCACCCAAGGCACCTGGAAGATCACCCGGTCAGGCAAGTCGGCTTACCTGGTGGTACGGCCGTTCGCCCAGATCCCGACCCGTGACGTTCACGAGCTGACCGAGGAGGGGCTGAGGCTGCTGGCATTCGCCGCCCCGGATGCATCGACCCACGACGTGCGCTTCAACTCCCGCTGACCGCCGTGCCAGAACACCACAAGGTGTCGGCGCACGGAGGACGTTGTGGCGGCCCGATGCCGAAGTGATTCCGACGCGTGAGCGGGTCAGGGCAGGATCGCGTCGATGTACCCGCCGTCGACCCGCACCGCACCACCGGTCGTTGCCGAGGACAGCGGTGAGCTGAGATACGTCACAAGATTGGCGATCTCCTCCGGCTCGATCAATCGCTGCAGCAGCGATTGCGGCCGGTGCTGCCTCATGAAAACGCGCTGCGCTTCATCCCAGGGCAGGTCGCGGTCGACGAGCTGGTAGACGAAGTCTTCCACCCCGCCGGTATGCGTGGGCCCCGCGATGACCGAGTTGACCGTAACGCCAGTGCCGGATGCTTCCTTCGCGAACCCTCGGGAAACGGCGAGCAGCGCCGTCTTCGACATACCGTAGTGGATCATCTCGGTCGGGATGACGACCGCCGAGTCGCTGGCGATGTACAGGATCCGCCCCCAACCGCGGCTCGACATGCGGGGTAGGTGATGCCGGGTCAGCCTCACGGCGGCGAGGACGTTGACCTCGAAAAACTGGCGCCACTCCGCGTCGGTGATCTCCAATGCGGGGCGCGATTCGAAGATGCCCAGGTTGTTGACCAGCACGTCCACCTGGGGCAGCGCTTCGGTCGCTGCCGCGAAGCCCTCGTCGGAAGCGACGTCGGCCACCACCGGCACCAGAGCTGCCTCGGGCAACACCATGCGTAACTCGTCGATCGCCCGGTCG
This genomic interval carries:
- a CDS encoding helix-turn-helix domain-containing protein; this translates as METLELLGHPVRLRIVHALRGDRLLTTTQLAALLPDVSKAMVYRHVDLLTEGGVLEVAEERRVRGAVERHYRLRRERAGIDPAEASTFTSDDHRRCFAAAVAALVAEFNAYLDRPKTDPAADPVGYQQHAIWLDEKELHAMIRELRAAIVPRLGNKPAAGRTRYLLSPILFPSEESPPS
- a CDS encoding carbohydrate-binding protein, whose product is MSSCGPAESAYSQGQPEFHIGTGGDGQNLGLVDHVTASNNNSGGFTAALSGNSWQGGGTPGAPFGGTPSAVPGVLQAENYTTGGQGVAYSVNSTNGTGNACRADGVDLEATSDSSGYSLGWTSAGQWFHYTVNVATAGAYTLNLRVAAPNAVTGALHLANASGVKLTGAVSLPASGGWQTWTTASARVTLPAGTQTLTLYQDAGGWTLNSLQFTSGSSTNLAAGRPTSESAHNDGYASGNVTDGNQASYWEGPNNAFPQWVQVDLGSAHAASRVVLQLPASWGARERWPADTQPPGLTRPRGRLVSGRLAGWHEIRTGRGDEAYTMSDPQVGDVGTGDGSAPTSQRPSPPSDLRGCLGIVGMIVSIIVVPAFVQPLLGGLLYRGLGLGETPDWYDLAPQYWLFVALGALPGLVGVVVALLSAQPTNPRAVSRVSAFGMVGVGWTLLWVVAMFGGRVTDVTASKVSHAFDVSLTGAEFLRDTTKAAAAALPLLIVGLVLSVLLTARQVRLPWRAAAAGVITVAAAVAVVLVGRNVGGAYL
- a CDS encoding MFS transporter, which gives rise to MVVPGSMAIGPIPGWSRWWARPVVAATLLSGVLSLVWALWMARDAGDLAAQYAWTAFVRDHPGSAYNLSWYGGIHPASYSVISPYLMVLIGVRTTGVVAAVASTALAARLLSRSGVHRPLPSILWLSFAIWLNLAAGRVTYLLGLAVALLAVVVLLDRRPRPVLAAVLGAVASLCSPVAGLFIEVFAAALFLTGRRRPAYLMAVGPPVVIGTTALLFPFSGVQPFHLYSALATLAAAVAVAVLVPRDWSTVRAGAWVYAAGVALCWAVPTPIGSNVERLVMLAGAAVLMCAEAARKRSGWPRRASYAAVAAMAIWTVAHPVVNIVTTAPVTAGVADSRPLIDELRRLAAQQFRVEVVPLRSHWEAAGLAPYVNLARGWNRQADVARNPLFYQDQLTAADYRAWLREWSVGYVVLSADEPDDAGIAEAKIITSGHPWLSLVWSDADWRVYRVDGVEPLATPPATVTSGGPAAITLDVPRPGTVLIRIAWSPWLAIRGVVDDQAPHACLTQHGRWTELSTPTAGTFTIEAQYTFDRGTACPTTP
- a CDS encoding serine hydrolase domain-containing protein — translated: MGWHLSELIAKHGVPGAQIAVLADGEIREETAGVLSLHTRVEATTDSVFKIGSITKVWTATLVQQLVNDRVLDLDRPVRDYLPGFRLSDPAATEILTARHLLTHTGGIDGNHFIDTGRNDDAIEKFVATLADADHPLLPGTLFSYSNSGYVVLGRLVEVLRGRPFHDVLREHLATPLGLTTVATTTYEAILHRAAIGHVATDGELAPTKSWAVRYFSTPSGSHLAMSARDLLKFVHLHLTDPALAALREPQLESVPDFGGGVVGWGLGWMLYQDGVVGHTGVSKGQTAFLRVVPSAGVAVAVLTNSSGAAPMAYEILTAVLADLTDAVTTPLPVPPAESIPVDVGRMCGTYRSTLYDRTLIVEGDRAFLIRRPRSELAKSFLGKSEERVEVVRLNDNAIITATPGLDGHQVLSLVGTDEDGRARFLHDGAAAYRVS
- a CDS encoding TetR/AcrR family transcriptional regulator C-terminal domain-containing protein, which gives rise to MRISHDIARPGSVATGSRSAAYPAFQRFVSEGRRKDDWEWQFELGLDCMLDGIAVRVREAANT
- a CDS encoding DUF1330 domain-containing protein, with amino-acid sequence MAKGYWVSVYPAISDPERLTAYNKLAGPAVRAGGGRTLSRGGRVVAHEAGITQRVVLIEFDSFAEAVAAYESEAYQKALVAFPDGVERDFRIIEGID
- a CDS encoding LysR family transcriptional regulator; the protein is MAPDTVSLRYFLVLAQELNFTRAAARIGIAQPALSARMRRLEAELGTALLVRNTRSVVLTTAGAALAESAPPALAALDRAWGTARSAAAGELGALRIGYSLSAGAETAPALVDRLIRGNSGLEVSAVPMATPEISPAVADGRIDAGITRGEQSGRGVRRFLLRRARIGVQLAQHHPLAEHPEIEIADAAAYPLRLPDRAANPVIHDQLSALFRDTRPHPRFHTPAVSFDMSQRDLRDGVTLAPAGEAAATAQPAGLTWRPLRGAPTLAFHLVLPREQSPLHRRIRAVAKALAHELHWLPD
- a CDS encoding winged helix DNA-binding domain-containing protein is translated as MVTRRVLNRALLSRQLLLDRSATDPLTAIGRVAGLQAQSPNPPYFGLWSRLDQFALADLTELIETRQVVRVALMHGTAQLVAARDAPGLRHVVQPALHDALLATHGERLRGAPLTEVARVTRELVEDIPRTIADLGAELAARWPDVPVTSLTAAARTEVALVPVPPGGTWGAVGQPAWTTLSAWLNHPHPPTSTVADLVEWYLSAYGPATLDDIRAWSGLLGLSEIVEDVNLRLVRLRGEDGAELFDIPDARLPDEDEPAPARYLAEFDNALQAHDDRARIMYDDDRKAIFATPGVVPGVVLVDGFTQGTWKITRSGKSAYLVVRPFAQIPTRDVHELTEEGLRLLAFAAPDASTHDVRFNSR
- a CDS encoding SDR family NAD(P)-dependent oxidoreductase yields the protein MRIDLAGRTALVTGSTQGIGLAIVRGLAAAGARVGVNGRSTESVDRAIDELRMVLPEAALVPVVADVASDEGFAAATEALPQVDVLVNNLGIFESRPALEITDAEWRQFFEVNVLAAVRLTRHHLPRMSSRGWGRILYIASDSAVVIPTEMIHYGMSKTALLAVSRGFAKEASGTGVTVNSVIAGPTHTGGVEDFVYQLVDRDLPWDEAQRVFMRQHRPQSLLQRLIEPEEIANLVTYLSSPLSSATTGGAVRVDGGYIDAILP